The Mesorhizobium koreense genome includes a window with the following:
- the infC gene encoding translation initiation factor IF-3, with protein MRRPFKSTAPVKEGPRSNRDIKVPRVQLIDVEGNNLGPTSIDDAIRMAEEAGLDLVEIAPNSEPPVAKITDLGKLKYQSQKKAAEARKRQKTIEIKEIKMRPNIDTHDYEVKMRAVRRFFDEGDKVKLTLRFRGREMAHLELGMQLLNRVREEVEPIAKVEAEPKLEGRQMMMVLSPR; from the coding sequence ATTCGCCGACCATTCAAATCGACAGCCCCCGTCAAGGAAGGCCCGCGTTCGAACAGGGATATCAAGGTCCCGAGAGTCCAGCTCATCGACGTCGAAGGAAACAATCTGGGGCCTACGTCCATCGATGACGCTATCCGCATGGCCGAAGAGGCCGGTCTCGATCTCGTCGAGATAGCACCCAATTCCGAGCCGCCCGTTGCCAAGATCACCGATCTCGGCAAGCTCAAATATCAGAGCCAGAAGAAAGCCGCCGAGGCGCGCAAGCGCCAGAAGACCATCGAGATCAAGGAGATCAAGATGCGTCCCAACATCGACACCCACGATTACGAGGTGAAGATGAGGGCGGTGCGCCGCTTCTTCGACGAGGGCGACAAGGTGAAGCTGACCTTGCGTTTCCGCGGCCGCGAGATGGCGCATCTGGAACTCGGCATGCAGCTGCTCAACCGCGTCCGCGAGGAGGTCGAGCCGATCGCCAAGGTCGAGGCCGAGCCGAAGCTGGAAGGCCGCCAGATGATGATGGTGCTGTCGCCGCGCTGA